A part of Rhopalosiphum maidis isolate BTI-1 chromosome 3, ASM367621v3, whole genome shotgun sequence genomic DNA contains:
- the LOC113557246 gene encoding 26S proteasome regulatory subunit 6A-B-like, producing the protein MSQEGTSKTLADSSVWEDNDRVEDAILLMSNEEITSRTRLLENDIKVMKSDVMRISHEMRSQADKIKENIEKIKVNKTLPYLVSNVVELLDIDPQDTEEDGAVVDLDNKKTRKCAVIKTSTRQTYFLPVVGLVDPEQLKPRDLVSVNKDSYLILETLPAEHDARVKAMEVDERPTEQYVDIGGLDKQIQALIEAVVLPMTHKEKFLNLGIQPPKGVLLYGPPGTGKTLLARACAAQTKSTFLKLAGPQLVQMFIGDGAKLIRGAFALAKEKAPAIIFIDELDAIGTKRFKSKKAGDREVQRTMLELLNQMDGFTSTADIKVIAATNRVDILDPALLRSGRLDRKIEFPHPNQEARARIMQIHSRKITKFDVNFEELSRSTDDFNGAQCKAVCVEAGMIALRRGASTVTHEDFMDAIMEVQAKKKSNLDYYA; encoded by the exons ATGTCTCAAGAAGGAACCAGTAAGACATTAGCAGATTCATCAGTTTGGGAGGACAAC GATCGGGTAGAGGATGCGATTTTGCTCATGTCTAATGAAGAAATAACATCACGCACCCGTCTACTAGAAAATGACATAAAAGTCATGAAAAGTGATGTTATGCGTATTTCGCATGAAATGCGATCCCAAGCTGATAAGATTAAAGAAAACATAGAAAAGATTAAAGTCAACAAGACATTACCTTATTTGGTATCTAATGTCGTAGAGTTATTAGATATTGACCCACAAGATACCGAAGAAGATGGTGCTGTTGTTGATTTAGACAACAAAAAAACCAGAAAATGTGCAGTCATTAAAACATCAACAAGACAA actTACTTCTTACCTGTTGTTGGTCTAGTAGATCCAGAACAATTAAAACCAAGAGATCTGGTTAGTGTTAACAAAGATTCGTATCTAATACTAGAAACATTACCAGCTGAGCATGATGCTCGTGTTAAGGCAATGGAGGTTGATGAAAGACCAACCGAACAATATGTAGATATCGGTGGCTTAGACAAACAAATTCAAGCG cttATTGAAGCTGTAGTGTTACCTATGACCCACAAAGAGAAATTCCTTAATCTCGGTATACAACCACCAAAAGGAGTTCTTTTGTATGGTCCGCCTGGTACTGGGAAAACACTTTTAGCTCGTGCATGTGCTGCTCAAACAAAGTCGACATTTTTAAAGCTTGCTGGTCCACAATTGGTACAGATGTTTATTGGTGATGGAGCAAAATTAATACGAGGTGCATTTGCTTTAGCTAAAGAAAAAGCTcctgcaataatatttattgatgaatTGGATGCTATTGGTACAAAACGTTTTAAGTCTAAAAAAGCCGGTGATCGAGAAGTACAAAGAACGATGTTAGAACTCCTTAATCAAATGGATGGTTTTACTTCAACAGCtgatataaaagttattgcaGCTACTAATAGAGTAGATATTTTGGACCCAGCATTGTTGAGGTCTGGTAGATTAGATAGAAAAATTGAGTTCCCACACCCCAACCAAGAAGCTCGTGCACGCATTATGCAGATTCATTCAAGGAAAATTACCAAATTTGATGTTAATTTCGAAGAACTTTCAAGATCTACTGATGATTTTAATGGGGCACAATGCAAAGCTGTTTGTGTTGAAGCT